A single genomic interval of Antechinus flavipes isolate AdamAnt ecotype Samford, QLD, Australia chromosome 1, AdamAnt_v2, whole genome shotgun sequence harbors:
- the PROK2 gene encoding prokineticin-2 isoform X1, with translation MCSCKYVQVCAPTPWSLHFYVQQCVCLCLCVCTRTTRGPYTSVCSCVCTCECVHRPSSPAYMCACVPGSVAASLAPGLRVCAREPRPLYAPRGRAGTAVTHGGARQRPRALYNGSARRMLPGAAQAAGISSPPLAFSVGASSCLVSQPLLPRAPRFSRAPDSPQRSRVCWGSRRRAPSRPVWVPVPPARRSYRGPLPPRAPDVLLRGPGQRPVPACPPARTPSAFSARSTSAWVGSALCPFPRGRHEDRAPRPVPSAATTPAARTPAAPAALRQHRRHHWGL, from the coding sequence ATGTGCAGTTGTAAGTATGTCCAGGTGTGTGCACCCACCCCCTGGTCCCTACACTTCTATGTGCAgcagtgtgtgtgtctgtgtctgtgtgtgtgcacgcgcacCACCCGTGGTCCCTACACTTCTGTGTGCAGCTGTGTATGTACATGTGAGTGTGTGCACCGCCCCTCGTCCCCAGCCtacatgtgtgcgtgtgtgcctGGGAGTGTGGCTGCCAGCCTTGCCCCTGGACTCCGTGTGTGCGCGCGTGAGCCCCGGCCCCTTTACGCGCCTCGCGGGCGGGCGGGCACTGCGGTGACTCATGGCGGGGCTCGCCAGCGGCCCCGGGCTCTTTATAACGGCTCGGCTCGGAGGATGCTCCCGGGAGCCGCCCAGGCAGCAGGGATCTCATCTCCGCCTCTCGCCTTCTCCGTCGGCGCTTCTAGTTGCCTCGTCTCCCAGCCCCTCCTTCCCCGGGCCCCTCGGTTCTCTCGCGCTCCGGATTCGCCCCAACGGTCCCGAGTGTGCTGGGGCTCCCGTCGGCGCGCCCCTTCCCGGCCCGTCTGGGTGCCCGTCCCGCCCGCTCGCCGCAGCTACAGGGGGCCCCTGCCACCTCGTGCACCCGACGTTCTCCTGCGTGGCCCCGGCCAGCGCCCCGTGCCAGCCTGCCCGCCAGCCCGCACGCCCTCCGCTTTCTCCGCCCGTTCCACCTCTGCTTGGGTCGGCTCGGCTCTCTGCCCGTTCCCCAGAGGGCGCCATGAGGACCGCGCCCCGCGCCCCGTCCCCTCCGCTGCTACTACTCCTGCTGCTCGGACTCCTGCTGCTCCTGCCGCCCTCAGGCAACACCGCCGTCATCACTGGG